The following DNA comes from Metopolophium dirhodum isolate CAU chromosome 8, ASM1992520v1, whole genome shotgun sequence.
acattataatattatgttatttgtaaatCTTTAACATGAGgtgtaaatagtataattataagatttatatgaaaaaaaatatacttatttttaactaagttaagtaactttttttaccaactaacttaactttaaacttaactaaaatttttccaaattaacttaacttaacgagttaaaaaaagtaGTTAACCAGCCCAGCTTTGAGTAttactatactctattcagaatgAGATTGAAAAGATCCAAAATCAAAACAACAAGCTAGTGAAGCTTTTTGATCTAGAATTATATAGTTTTAGGTAAATTACATCAAAAAGTCATAGGCATGTGATAATTACATATGTAGTTTGCTtcaaattgcaaataattgaataaattctaaattgttttcatctttttcataaaattaatatatgctTACACAGGTAAAACAACTGTGCAGTCCAAAAACGTGACATGATAATACAACAACAgacaataaatattgttgttcgaTCAGctacaatcataatatgtatggtCCCCATGTCATACACTAAATCACTATTAATATTGGcccatataatatcattgaggGAAACAAATATCATCAATATGTCAAAACAAAAACGTACCAGATCCgcatacaacaaataaaaatagtgcCAGCAGCCACGGACTAACAggtgttttatttttctctgatttctgaaaaatgaaaaatgtaaaataaataaactaaatggTGATGACTGATGAGGAATGGAAAGGAAAACAAAACCCAAATACTTCGCTGTTTTGGGATGGAGGACGAATTTCACTTACCGTAGATTTGGGTACGTTGCCCCGTTGCGTGATGTTTTTGCTGGCCTTCTCGTTGGCGATCCTCATCCTCTGTTTAGGTGCCATTATGCACGTATCGAACGTTTGATGGATATGGGTGATTGCAAAAAGAACGTGAATACGTGGCAAACTGACGCGTTACACGAGCAAATAGTAGTAACGGAGTACCGACGACGTGCACACTgcactgaatagtgaatacaaacCACTGACGTGTCTAGACTGGTAGTGGACGGTGGTGGAGTGAAATTTTACACTGTGAAATAGTGAATGTGAAATAAGAACCGTTAGTAGTTTAGACGATACTGGTTGCACGTACGTGTGTGTACGCACAATGCCTCGACTCCTCGTAACTTGTAAGGCGGGTGGCAGTCAGCGGCGGTCGTCGTGGTGCGGTCCGCGTTGGCACGTCGTTATCACATGCGATTCGTAACAACTTGTTTATAGGACGCAGTGGTGACGTGGGCAGATAGTAAAGTCAGCCTAGCCAACTGtgaaaagacaataataattaatggaacGGGTACAGTTTTAATAACACCGAAAAATGATAGtagacaaataattattattttgttcttatcAGGTTCTGAAGCCAGTCCATAGAGCACGAACCTCGATATCTTCTCTACGTCATTGCACGAACTAAGATATTTTAGTTCGTGCCATAgacaagcccggattaaggggggggggggggggcaagtccCCGGGGCCCACGTGTGTAAAGGGCCCATAGTCTTCTGGGCTTAAAATTACATCGAGTGATAATTTTCACtctttatagtacctacaagaatatttttattttttatttttttttgtttgaactaACATGCGATAGGGCCCGTCGACCGTGTTTACCACCTATAGCATGGTAAGTGGGGACACATAGCGTGATAGGGAATCTTTAAGTGACACAAGATGGGCATGCCGTGCACtcactattaattataaaactatattaactgTACTTTTTGAAATATCTGATAGCAAAAATGAAAATGgggatacaaaatataatgcaaaGGTGTTGTTGAAAAAAGAAACGGGCTATTTGTGTCTTTTTTGGAATGCCATATTACAAcattgtaataaactaataaagtaTCTATTGATTTACAAAGCAAAagcaatgatattttaaaagctGTGAATttgttgaaaagtttaaaaaatgttgtttcaaGTTTAAGGGATTCAAACATGGTCTATGAACATAGGGTTTGAGAGTTTTGCTCCCAAATAAGTACCATATataaagatgaaaataaaagaaaaattataaaaaaatttcctgATGGTAACAATAAAACTTTAACTGCACTTAGTGGTATTGATAAATTTCGGGTTGAAACACATCAGTAATAGTTGATAAATTTTGCTCAGAACTGGACAAAAGAATAAATGCATATAGTGTAgtagttgaaaatgttttatatttatattttttaatagtctACTATTGATGTTGAGGAAAGTGTTAACAAATTCATTAGTGTATATAAAGATGATATTGATGATTCAATAAAGTATGAAATAGTACATTTCCAAGGGCGTccgcaggaatttgtcaaggggagggcaaaatattttcttttttacattttttgtctcactatcctattagttataaagtatttttgtcaGGGGCGTATATAGGATTTTCTTGAGGAGGGggatatcaaaattttttagtgttgatgCAACCTTTTGTTAGTTACTCCATGTAAggctaacaataaaaacaataatattgattttaattttactctgttttattaatttataaaataaactctagttttctgttttttaagCACAACTCATCAATTACTTCATCTGTTGTAATTTCGACCTCTCTGTGACAAGAAagcatgaatatttatattagcattttctatacaccataaaatgttgaaaatattttgactctttttgagctgtttacggacattgtcagttttcaatttttttagtttttttttctataaatatcaataaatttttatttgttgggtaaaaaagcgtgaaaatttaatataaggctcctgatatatcgttctaatagcagttgaaaaatattaaaaatacatttttttttataagcatttaaagttcaaattttgacaacatttatcaaatttataatttattaattattttgtggttaaaaatgtataaatttttaacttttatggctaaggattgaaaatttaaaacaaggctccacgtaaataggttatatataaattactttattcacaataatatcatcaaatatacttggtaaaatcataggctgactcgttttccctcagaatcgtttttcttatacaatgatattatatcattgaattcaaatttaacaccatccattacagtgacccacttgtaacctactgtacagcagagcgacatccacttatccaccttttttaatatttattttaaaatttacgaaTTCCTTATCGTTTTCTGTCCGCTGTCGCAATTAGTTTCGTGTTCTAcgtatataacagtataataggttaggtactagCGGGTTTTACCCGACTTCTCTCGAATATagtcctattttaattttgttgttattgttgggtAATATCACTCGCAGCCCACaggataacaaaattataaaatataaatagcaacAGTACTGCAGCTTAAACTTTAtacctaaactaaaaaaaaaggtcaagggaggggatctatcccccataTCCCCCCCCATAAATACGTCACTGATTTTTGTGgcatattttctttcatatagacaaGGTTCGGCAAGGACGCAGTTCCGCGGTGGCAGCCGACTGATACGCACGTATCTCGCGCTCCCGCTCTTCCTAATTACCTAATTAGTGAACGCTAGTTTCAATGCTTAGTTGCGTTTTACTTATACTAACAGTGTTAACTTccgttaatataataactttgtttttttttattaaactttccATGCTCAACTGCCTGTTAGGCAGTGCGTATAATATTGATCAAGTGCGAAAACGCACTATAGTTGTTACACGTAAGCCGTTGTGTTACGTAACTGCTTCATTGCGGTTATCTTATCTGCCGACCGCCGTCAGGCGGTCTTgctacatttataatcacaacCACCCACCGCCGCTCGCTCATTAATATTATGCCGAtaacaaaaaccaaacaaaacaCCAACACTAAATTACAATCCAAACCCAAGGCAAATACGTATAAACAATCAGAAACACAAAACTCGGAGATGAACAACCCAGGTCACAGCACCCAACACAACATCACTAACCGCCCTGAAAATGGAAACTGGACTACTCAGAAAGGTAAAAGAAACCTTTCAAGTTCATCATCTACCTCTTCCACCTCCACTTCTAATAAAACTTCTCAGCCACAAACCAAAAAACTCTCTTTCTCAACCCGAAATCGCTACGAACCACTTAAGGTCACCGAACCTACAGGCCCGGTTTTTGACGCAAGCATGATAATTGAAGATCTCGACACCCCACCCCGTGCCAAACCACCTCCCCCGATCTTTATGAAAGGAATAAATGACTTTCCTGGCTTCTGCACAACTTTAATTGAGTTGATAGGAGTTGATAACTTCAATTGCAAAGCCACCACAGACCGCTTAAAAATACAGACCGCCAATCCCGAATCTTATAGACttctaatacattatttaaaagaaCATAACGCTAAATACCACACATACCAACTCGCCGAGGACAAACCCACGAGGATTGTCATCCGCAATCTCCACCCTACTACGCCAGTTGAACTAATAAAATCTGAACTCGAGGCGCGCCTCTTCGAAGTCAGACAAGTCACGAATGTCCTACACAAGACCAGCAAGCACCCTCTCCCGTTGTTTTTCGTCGATTTAGAACCTACCGAACACTCTAATCAAATCTACCAATTATCTTCCCTTATGCACACAAAAATTAAGGTTGAAGAACCATACAAGCCTAAGTTAATTAGCCAATGTCAAAATTGCCAAGATTACGGCCATACCCGGGCGTATTGTGGTTATTCAGCACGCTGCGTCAGATGCAGCGCGCATCATCCATCTTCCGAATGCACTAAGTCGCCTGACTCCCCTGCCGAATGTGTATTATGTTCCGGAGATCATCCAGCCAACTACCGTGGTTGCAGCGTCTACAAGGAACTCCAACGCCGAAAAACGCCGaccaataaaagtaaatttttacaTGATACTATTAAACCAAATGTTAAACCTTATAATGTAAAAGAAAGCCACCCACTCGCTACTCTTGCGGAAAAGAATGAATCTAATCCCACAAAAACTTATGCACAGGCCACAGCTAGTCAATCACCTGAACCTTCTGCTCCCTCCGACCTAACTCAACTCATGTCCTCCTTTGTAGGTGAACTAAAATCTCTTATCAACCCATTAATTGCTCTCCTGACACAAGTTATCACTTCACTCCTAAACAAAAACAATGATTAATTCCTACACTAATAACTCATTATctattttactgtttaatgcTAACGGCCTAAAAAATCATGTTAATGAACTCCAGACAGTACTCTTTGACAAGCGCATAGATATCGCCTTAATATCAGAAACTCATTTTACCAAATATTCTCACATTTCTATTCCAGgttattacctactaaaatcTAACCACCCTGACGGCACAGCACATGGTGGGGCAGCTATACttattaaaactaacataaaATTCTATCCTCTTACCAACTTCTCTCAAAATCATATCCAATCCTGTGCCATCACACTTAATAATATTCCTGTTGTTATTGCAGCAGTTTACAGCCCTCCCAAGCACCTTATAACAGACACTAATCTCACCGAATATTTTGACACATTTCCTAACAACTTTATTGCGGGTGGTGACTTTAATGCTAAGCACCAAAGCTGGGGCTGCCGAGTTACTAACCCACGCGGCAacctttttcataattttaccaatattaaaaaatttcaaatacttgCACCACCTGATCCAACATACTGGCCAACATCGCGCAGGAAAAAACCTGATATTCTGGACATATTTGTTTCAAAAACTCCAAGTAATTTATACTGTGCTGTAAACAACATTTTAGACTTAAACTCGGATCACTCATCTGTAATACTAAATGTCGATGCGACTCCTCAAACAAATCCAGTTAGTCACTCTCTTTTCTCACCATCAACCAATCGTTATACATTTCATAACATAATTGCCCAAAAAGTTGATCTTTCAATTAAGTTAAAGTCCGAGCACGATATTGATGAAGCAATCAATAACTTATCCAAACTTATCCACTCAGCAGCCTCAGCCTCATTATCCAATACCTTAACCACCTCTAAGCACGCAATCCAGAAGCAGACTCCCCTTCCTGAACAAATACGCTCACTAATTGTGGAAAAACGTAGAGCCAGAGCAGTTTATCAACGCACGCGTCTGCCGTCACACAAAAGCGCTTATAATAAGTTAGCTAACTCCCTAAAAAAAACCCTAGCTAAAAACAAAGCGGATACACTAGAACAAAAACTAACCTATCTTTCATATTCTGACGGTAGCTTATGGAAAGAAACCAAGAAGTTACTTAGTTTTAAAACTCCTTTTACCCCTTTAAATAAACCTGACCATACACTTGCTTCTTCTGATACCGATAAAGCCGAAGTTCTTAAAGCACACCTTCAGGAAACCTTCCAACCACATCATAACATATTCATACCCCAATTTGCTGATGAGGTAAAGGCTGGTTTAGACCTTCCCTCAACTTCTAATCATCTTGAAAAACATTTCACGCCCAACGAAATCAAACAGGCTATCCTAAAATACTCCTTAAAAAAATCGCCAGGTTTCGACCTATTAACGGCAGAAGTATCTAGATGCCTCCCCAAAAAAGCAATAGTACtggtaacatatatatttaatgcatGCCTAAGACTCTCCTACTTTCCGATTCTTTGGAAAttctcaaaaattatattatttcctaaACCTGATAAACCCTTGGACGACCCATCCTCATACAGGCCTATAAGTCTCTTGCCCTTCTTATCGAAAATTTTTGAAAGACTTATCCTCAAACGAATGACTCCATATATTGTCAGAAACAATATTCTTCCAAACACTCAGTTTGGATTCAGACCCTCACATAGTACCATTCATCAAGCGCATAGGATTGTCGATGCAATATCTTTCTCGCtggaaaaaaaactttactgTACCTCTGTCTTTCTTGATGTATCTCAAGCGTTTGACAGGGTCTGGCATGACGGATTACTGTACAAACTCAAAAGTTTTCTTCCCCACCCGCTCTTTCTTCTAATCAAATCTTACTTAACCGATCGTCACTTTCAAGTACATTATCGCTCTGCATACTCAGAAATAACCAAAATTAATGCTGGAGTCCCACAAGGGGGCATCCTATCTCCAACTCTATTCAACATATATGTCACCGATCAACCCACCACGCCCCAAACCATGGTGGCTGATTATGCTGACGATAAAGTAATCTTATCAATTAGTGAAAACCCGGTAGCTGCCTCATCAAACCTGCAACTCCACCTCAACCTAATGTCTAACTGGTACGACAAATGGCGTATCAAAATAAACCAAAACAAATCAAGTCACACTACATTTACTCTCAAGAAGGGTATTTGTCCAACTGTTACATTAAATAACATCCCAATTCCCACATCGGACACAATAAAATACCTGGGACTCCATCTTGATAAACGTCTAACATGGAAAAATCATATACGAACCAAAAGAATGACTCTCAACGCCCGTATGCGCATCCTAAATCCTCTGATAAcgagaaataataaaacaaatatgaaagTCAAACTTCTAATTTACAAGACCCTCCTAAAACCTATTTGGACTTATGGTATACAGCTCTGGGGCTCAGCAAAAAAATCCAATACCAATAAAATCCAAGTGTTCCAAAATCTAGCTCTCCGTCGTCTGTCCAATGCACCACCATACGTTTCTAACCTAACAT
Coding sequences within:
- the LOC132950898 gene encoding stress-associated endoplasmic reticulum protein 2, with the protein product MAPKQRMRIANEKASKNITQRGNVPKSTKSEKNKTPVSPWLLALFLFVVCGSVIFQLIQSIRSA